One part of the Vicinamibacterales bacterium genome encodes these proteins:
- a CDS encoding helix-hairpin-helix domain-containing protein, translating into MLLAVAAMAVMPVAAAQQTKTTAGAPVKASRAKAAPAPTTPVNLNTATQAQLEALPGVGPKAAERLIEYRKQNGSFKKVEDLMNVKGFGEKTFLKLKPMITVGDRAAPSGPSL; encoded by the coding sequence ATGCTCCTCGCCGTCGCCGCCATGGCTGTCATGCCGGTCGCCGCCGCGCAGCAGACCAAGACGACCGCGGGCGCACCCGTCAAGGCCTCGCGCGCGAAGGCTGCCCCGGCACCAACCACGCCGGTCAATCTGAATACCGCGACCCAGGCGCAGCTCGAAGCCTTGCCGGGCGTGGGTCCGAAAGCCGCCGAGCGCCTCATCGAGTACCGGAAGCAGAATGGCAGCTTCAAGAAGGTCGAAGATCTGATGAACGTCAAGGGCTTCGGCGAGAAGACGTTCCTGAAACTGAAGCCGATGATCACGGTCGGCGACAGGGCCGCGCCCTCCGGGCCCTCGCTCTAG
- a CDS encoding type II secretion system protein — protein MARSSGDTRPGFTLIELLFSMAIMGTLTTIAVPQGLRALDDFRTRAAARYLAQRVLEARFRSITHSVTSGLRFESSSIDYLITSVEDGNGNGLRTTEILRGVDRTITPPERLDAQFSGVAFGILDGVPDADGGPAPGSDGVRLGVSTILSLNADGTATSGTLYVHGRGRAQYAVRVLGVTARVRVLKFDFVTGRWVDA, from the coding sequence ATGGCGCGCAGTTCCGGCGACACACGCCCTGGATTCACCCTCATCGAGCTCTTGTTCTCGATGGCGATCATGGGCACCTTGACGACAATCGCCGTCCCGCAGGGGTTGCGCGCCCTCGACGACTTTCGCACGCGTGCCGCGGCGCGCTACCTGGCGCAGCGTGTGCTGGAGGCTCGGTTCCGATCGATCACGCACTCGGTCACCAGCGGTCTCCGCTTCGAGTCGTCGTCTATCGACTATCTCATCACATCGGTCGAGGACGGCAACGGCAACGGCCTGCGGACGACCGAGATCCTGCGCGGCGTCGATCGCACGATCACTCCGCCGGAGCGGCTCGACGCGCAGTTTTCCGGCGTGGCGTTCGGGATCCTCGACGGTGTTCCGGACGCGGATGGCGGGCCAGCTCCGGGATCCGATGGCGTTCGACTCGGCGTCTCCACGATTCTCTCGCTCAACGCCGACGGCACCGCCACGTCCGGCACGCTCTATGTGCACGGCCGCGGGCGCGCCCAGTACGCCGTGCGCGTGCTCGGCGTGACCGCGCGGGTGCGTGTCCTGAAGTTCGACTTCGTCACCGGCCGGTGGGTCGATGCCTGA
- a CDS encoding PilZ domain-containing protein: protein MPDRRRAPRRRTRGLAARVRPGHLVLVLDVGPGGALLEGVRPLRPGAEVEVQFDLGTQRIRVGATVVRCSIAMLDPHRGPTYRSGIAFEAAFDWTREDTTQRGYGVPDPHDRRASRDHGSAK, encoded by the coding sequence ATGCCTGATCGCCGTCGTGCACCGCGTCGGCGTACGCGCGGTCTCGCCGCCCGCGTTCGGCCCGGCCACCTCGTCCTCGTGCTCGACGTCGGGCCCGGCGGCGCGCTGCTCGAGGGGGTACGTCCACTGCGCCCTGGCGCCGAAGTCGAAGTGCAGTTCGACCTCGGCACGCAGCGCATCCGCGTCGGCGCGACGGTGGTCCGCTGCAGCATTGCGATGCTCGATCCGCACCGGGGCCCCACCTACCGGTCCGGGATCGCCTTCGAGGCCGCGTTCGACTGGACGCGGGAAGACACGACTCAGCGCGGGTATGGAGTGCCCGATCCGCACGACCGCCGTGCGTCACGGGATCACGGGAGCGCGAAATGA
- a CDS encoding sigma 54-interacting transcriptional regulator: MTRSERRAPERRRGLMALLESVADVLPSCREARAVRNRFERKLCDLLHLREVELRDGPAIPHPPEDVLSLEVRSGEFTLGAIDAVVDPQRALDAWDRQLLDAARQIASLVLTIDRAQRAGMFTTAGGYRRNGAAPIVGSSAGIRAVRERMERVAATHFTVLIEGESGVGKELVARQIHELSPRRGGPFVAVNCAAIVETLLEAELFGIEERTATGVRGRRGKFEHADAGTLFLDEVGDLSLAAQAKLLRAIQEMSVERVGAIGARPIDTRIIAATNQPLAELVDRGKFRLDLYYRLHGVGIVVPPLRERPEDVIELAEYFLALHRDFRKLRLSQAAADALVAYRWPGNVRELQRVIEHGVALAEDDALRLEDLPPSVLDGYMPVLLPSVHAVDTMRAWGARYARLIYERCGENKRRTCRELGISYHTLVAYLRYRPDQRRGMPAATRAGLPPATHSGAGGADGPQRCAPAQSGGL, from the coding sequence ATGACACGCAGTGAGAGGCGCGCACCCGAGCGGCGGCGCGGCCTGATGGCTCTGCTCGAATCCGTGGCGGACGTGTTGCCGTCCTGTCGGGAGGCGCGCGCGGTGCGCAACCGCTTCGAGCGCAAGCTGTGCGATCTGCTGCACCTTCGCGAGGTCGAGCTGCGCGACGGGCCGGCGATTCCACACCCGCCGGAGGATGTGCTGTCGCTCGAGGTGCGATCGGGCGAGTTCACGTTGGGCGCCATCGACGCGGTCGTCGATCCCCAGCGCGCGCTCGACGCGTGGGATCGCCAGTTGCTCGACGCGGCGCGGCAGATCGCGTCGCTGGTGCTCACCATCGATCGGGCGCAGCGGGCGGGGATGTTCACGACCGCGGGAGGATATCGGCGCAATGGCGCGGCACCGATCGTGGGCTCGAGTGCAGGCATCCGGGCCGTCCGCGAGCGGATGGAGCGAGTGGCGGCGACGCACTTCACCGTCCTGATCGAGGGGGAGTCAGGGGTTGGGAAGGAACTCGTGGCGCGGCAGATTCACGAACTGTCGCCGCGCCGCGGCGGGCCGTTCGTCGCCGTCAATTGCGCGGCGATTGTCGAGACGCTGCTCGAGGCCGAGCTGTTCGGCATCGAAGAGCGCACGGCGACCGGCGTGCGCGGCCGCCGCGGCAAGTTCGAGCATGCGGACGCCGGGACGCTGTTTCTGGACGAGGTGGGCGATCTGTCTCTGGCGGCGCAGGCCAAGCTGCTGCGCGCCATCCAGGAAATGTCGGTCGAGCGGGTCGGGGCGATCGGCGCACGGCCGATCGATACGCGGATCATCGCCGCCACGAACCAGCCGCTCGCGGAGCTCGTCGATCGGGGCAAGTTCCGGCTCGATCTCTACTACCGCCTCCACGGCGTCGGGATCGTCGTGCCGCCGTTGCGCGAGCGTCCCGAGGATGTGATCGAACTGGCCGAGTACTTCCTCGCGCTGCATCGGGATTTCCGGAAGCTCAGGCTGTCGCAGGCGGCGGCGGATGCGCTCGTGGCGTACCGCTGGCCGGGCAACGTACGCGAACTGCAGCGGGTCATCGAGCACGGGGTGGCGTTGGCGGAAGACGATGCGCTCCGGCTGGAGGATTTGCCACCGTCGGTGCTCGACGGCTATATGCCGGTGTTGCTGCCGTCCGTTCACGCCGTCGACACGATGCGGGCGTGGGGCGCCCGCTATGCGCGGTTGATCTACGAGCGGTGCGGCGAGAACAAGCGCCGGACCTGCCGCGAGCTGGGGATCTCGTATCACACGCTCGTGGCCTATCTCCGCTATCGACCAGATCAACGCCGCGGCATGCCTGCGGCGACTCGTGCCGGGTTGCCTCCGGCCACACACAGCGGCGCAGGCGGGGCGGATGGTCCGCAGAGGTGCGCGCCGGCTCAATCTGGAGGTTTGTAA
- a CDS encoding ATP-binding cassette domain-containing protein: MTPRLDVAGVSKAFGRHRVLDQASVQVRAGEAVGLLGANGAGKTTLLRVAAGLMRPDAGGVRWLPSEPFAVPSVRYFGGEGTLPPTISARRWASLFSIVAAERRAIGRLSRGSRQGLGLRVFLAGDPTDIVLLDEPWEGLDPPGAAWLTDTLRRWQRAGSAILLSSHRLYDLDSICTRFVMLEDGRCSPLVARDERPRLEQIQRAFVRGGR; this comes from the coding sequence GTGACACCGCGCCTCGACGTTGCGGGCGTGTCGAAGGCGTTCGGCCGGCACCGCGTGCTCGACCAGGCATCGGTGCAGGTACGCGCCGGCGAAGCGGTCGGCCTGCTAGGCGCCAACGGCGCCGGAAAGACCACACTGCTGCGTGTCGCCGCCGGGTTGATGCGGCCTGACGCGGGTGGCGTGCGCTGGCTGCCGTCGGAACCGTTCGCCGTGCCGTCTGTACGGTATTTCGGGGGCGAAGGCACGCTGCCGCCAACCATCAGCGCGCGCCGCTGGGCCTCACTCTTCTCGATCGTTGCGGCCGAGCGGCGTGCGATTGGCCGGCTGTCGCGGGGCAGCCGCCAGGGACTCGGGTTGCGGGTCTTTCTGGCCGGCGATCCGACCGATATCGTGCTGCTCGACGAGCCGTGGGAAGGGCTCGACCCGCCGGGAGCCGCATGGCTCACCGACACGCTGCGGCGTTGGCAGCGTGCCGGCTCGGCGATCCTGCTGTCGTCACACCGGCTGTATGACCTCGACTCGATCTGCACGCGATTCGTCATGCTCGAGGACGGGCGGTGCTCGCCGCTCGTCGCCCGCGATGAGCGGCCACGACTCGAGCAGATCCAGCGTGCCTTTGTACGGGGTGGCCGATGA